From Pandoraea norimbergensis, the proteins below share one genomic window:
- a CDS encoding SDR family oxidoreductase gives MNVFVTGATGWVGATVVQELLAAGHHVTGLARSDDKAAALSATGAQVVRASLDELDVLRTAAGAADAVIHTAFNHDFSKFAENAAQDQRAIEAMGDALVGSARPLVVTSGLARLAPGRLANEADIPSADFVRKSETTARSLAERGVRAITVRLAPTVHGIGDHGFVPILIRLARETGVAAYPSDGSNRWAAVHRLDAAKVFRLAIEQAAPASVYHAVAEEGVTMRAIAEAIGRGLGLPVASREREHFGWFADFASADMAASSDVTRAALGWQPAAPGLLNDLAQPAYYRV, from the coding sequence ATGAACGTATTCGTTACCGGCGCCACGGGTTGGGTCGGCGCCACGGTTGTACAGGAATTGCTCGCTGCGGGTCATCATGTGACCGGTCTGGCGCGCTCGGACGACAAGGCCGCTGCGTTGTCGGCAACCGGTGCACAAGTGGTGCGTGCATCGCTGGATGAACTGGATGTGTTACGCACGGCAGCGGGTGCCGCCGATGCCGTCATCCACACGGCGTTCAATCACGACTTCTCGAAATTTGCGGAGAACGCCGCGCAGGATCAGCGCGCCATCGAAGCCATGGGTGACGCACTGGTCGGTTCGGCACGTCCGCTTGTCGTGACATCCGGGCTCGCTCGCCTCGCCCCCGGCAGACTGGCCAACGAGGCAGACATCCCGAGCGCGGATTTCGTGCGCAAGTCTGAAACTACGGCGAGGTCATTGGCCGAACGCGGTGTGCGCGCCATTACCGTACGTCTTGCGCCCACGGTGCATGGCATCGGCGATCACGGCTTTGTTCCGATTCTGATTCGTTTGGCGCGTGAGACAGGCGTAGCAGCCTATCCCAGCGACGGCAGCAACCGTTGGGCGGCGGTGCATCGTCTCGATGCGGCGAAGGTGTTCCGGCTGGCGATTGAACAAGCTGCACCGGCATCGGTGTATCACGCGGTCGCGGAGGAAGGTGTGACCATGCGCGCCATCGCCGAAGCGATCGGACGAGGACTCGGCTTGCCCGTCGCCTCGCGCGAGCGTGAACACTTCGGCTGGTTCGCGGACTTCGCCAGTGCGGATATGGCGGCGTCCAGCGACGTCACCCGCGCCGCCCTCGGGTGGCAACCGGCGGCCCCCGGCCTGCTCAATGATCTCGCACAACCGGCGTACTACCGCGTGTAA